A single window of Aspergillus flavus chromosome 4, complete sequence DNA harbors:
- a CDS encoding putative diphthamide biosynthesis protein Dph2 (unnamed protein product) encodes MTTEMAAAPVLSTPDDRILEATEPVTTQEAPRALSDEELSITYDIDRTLKEIRDARYKRIALQFPDDMLPDAPRVFQLLSRGLNKRNVTDSSVSQTQKDGASDTANSDGLAHSVSQLNMADTTETSPKLYILADTSYGTCCVDEVAAEHVNADVVVHYGRSCLSPTSRLPVIYVFTHKPLPIDPVVRAFKETYPDPTTKVILAADVTYTDHIPAVYSRLVNEGYTDLFATDLVHNPSSAIPNRTVPDSVRETPDSLSDWQLFHISDPPTALLMTLASRVASIHIYPTDDPDNENVKPLPASTAIALRRRYATLTRLSTAPIFGILVNTLSVKNYLHIVEHVKQKIAEAGKKSYMFVVGKLNAAKVANFSEIDGWVVIGCWESSLVDSKDFWKPVITPFELELALKGDAERIWTGAWQSDFQSVLNQPNQEAKDMDEDETPLSSGATADEEEDMSESESAPPEFDLRTGRYVSHSRPMRNPAPRVSASAEDAASAANGPSAARALAKRAKGDLAMIGGTFSPGAEFLRSQRTWKGLGSDFNIQYEEDATDDTLVVEGRKGIARGYTVGDSIDRH; translated from the coding sequence ATGACCACCGAAATGGCAGCAGCCCCCGTGCTGTCAACCCCCGATGATCGTATTCTCGAGGCCACAGAACCCGTTACTACACAAGAGGCACCACGTGCGTTGTCGGATGAGGAACTATCAATCACTTACGATATTGATCGCACGTTGAAGGAGATCCGAGATGCCCGTTACAAGCGAATTGCTCTTCAGTTTCCCGATGATATGCTCCCGGACGCACCACGGGTGTTTCAATTGCTTAGTCGCGGTTTGAACAAACGCAACGTTACAGACAGCAGTGTTTCTCAGACGCAGAAAGACGGAGCCAGTGATACTGCAAACTCAGATGGCCTAGCCCATTCGGTTTCTCAGCTCAATATGGCGGATACTACGGAGACATCACCAAAATTGTATATCTTAGCCGATACGTCCTACGGGACTTGCTGCGTTGACGAGGTGGCCGCGGAGCACGTCAATGCAGACGTCGTCGTGCACTATGGCCGTTCATGCCTATCTCCAACGTCTAGGCTACCGGTGATCTACGTTTTCACACATAAACCTCTTCCCATCGACCCCGTCGTTCGCGCTTTCAAAGAGACCTACCCTGATCCTACCACAAAGGTCATCCTCGCAGCTGATGTGACATACACCGACCATATACCTGCAGTGTACTCGCGACTTGTGAATGAAGGTTACACCGACTTGTTTGCCACTGATTTGGTCCACAACCCGTCATCTGCGATCCCCAATCGAACAGTGCCAGACTCGGTTCGCGAGACTCCTGATTCATTATCGGACTGGCAGCTTTTCCATATTTCAGACCCTCCCACGGCTCTCCTCATGACGCTGGCGTCTCGCGTAGCTTCAATCCACATATATCCCACAGATGACCCCGACAATGAAAACGTCAAGCCTTTGCCTGCATCGACTGCGATCGCTTTGCGGCGTCGATACGCCACTTTGACCCGTCTCAGCACTGCGCCAATCTTCGGAATTTTAGTCAATACGCTCAGTGTGAAGAACTATCTACACATCGTAGAACACGTGAAGCAAAAAATCGCGGAAGCTGGCAAGAAAAGCTATATGTTTGTGGTGGGGAAGTTGAACGCAGCCAAGGTGGCTAATTTCAGTGAGATCGATGGTTGGGTAGTTATCGGTTGCTGGGAGAGTTCCCTAGTTGACAGCAAAGATTTTTGGAAGCCGGTGATCACCCCATTTGAGCTGGAGCTTGCTCTCAAGGGGGATGCCGAGCGTATCTGGACCGGAGCCTGGCAGAGTGACTTCCAGAGCGTGCTTAATCAACCTAACCAGGAAGCCAAGGATatggacgaggatgagaCTCCATTGTCGAGTGGTGCGAccgccgacgaggaggaggatatgTCGGAATCCGAATCTGCACCACCTGAGTTCGATTTGCGCACCGGTCGATATGTCTCGCACTCGAGGCCGATGCGGAATCCCGCACCCCGCGTTTCAGCTTCAGCGGAGGATGCAGCATCAGCAGCTAACGGACCGTCTGCTGCTCGAGCGCTAGCTAAACGGGCCAAAGGGGATTTGGCTATGATCGGCGGGACCTTCTCCCCAGGGGCAGAGTTTCTTCGATCGCAACGGACGTGGAAGGGGTTAGGAAGTGACTTCAATATTCAGTATGAAGAGGACGCCACAGACGATacgctggtggtggaaggGCGCAAGGGTATTGCAAGGGGATATACAGTGGGCGACTCAATAGACCGACACTAA
- a CDS encoding nuclear distribution protein (nuclear movement protein nudC): MSSAEAERDPNPAELADREREEKERKAKEDAEQAKLPYKWTQTIKDVDVTIPVPGNLRGKDLDVVLTKTKIKVAVKGQEPIIEGDLPHPVILDECSWTLETTSQPPGKEVAVHLDKVNKVEWWPHVVTSAPKIDVSKITPESSKLSDLDGETRAMVEKMMYDQRQKEIGGVSSDEQRKMDLLKKFQAEHPEMDFSNAQIG, encoded by the exons ATGTCTTCTGCTGAGGCTGAGCGCGATCCGAACCCCGCCGAACTGGCCGACCGCGAGCGTGAGGAAAAGGAGcgcaaggccaaggaagacGCCGAGCAAGCGAAGCTGCCATACAAGTGGACGCAGACAATCAAAGACGTGGACGTGACGATTCCTGTGCCGGGAAATCTTAGAGGAAAGGATCTGGATGTGGTTTTGACTAAGACTAAGATCAAGGTGGCGGTTAAGGGGCAGGAGCCTATTATCGAG GGAGATCTTCCTCACCCGGTTATACTTGACGAGTGCTCATGGACGCTGGAGACGACATCGCAACCGCCCGGAAAGGAGGTGGCCGTTCATCTGGACAAGGTGAATAAGGTCGAGTGGTGGCCACATGTGGTGACTTCTGCGCCCAAGATCGATGTCAGTAAGATTACGCCCGAGTCATCGAAGTTGAGTGATCTGGACGGCGAGACCAGGGCTATGGTTGAGAAGATGATGTACGATCAGCGCCAGAAGGAAATTGGTGGCGTGAGCAGCGATGAGCAGCGCAAGATGGATCTTCTGAAGAAGTTCCAGGCGGAACATCCGG AAATGGACTTCTCCAATGCGCAGATCGGCTAG
- a CDS encoding C6 transcription factor — translation MPAVADEALQTGNGQSHPATLPDTLQGRRSLFRVPLYQSSGAEGGTEKIYHARRAHRKSRAGCVKCKQRRVKCDETKPHCLRCQKHGVDCSYDAGQVNSARSKGVISYFINRFPNLTEQESAAYKMSLLAVSAKLDELLLMKPKNGRLSSTMRALHHFHEATIPTVSSERSQNMMRGKMIQLAFDSPFLMHAIIGAATSHLRRIYPEDNTYTMVEAYHWQKAIKQYSEEISTAVGPHNMDPLYSACLLMTIHSFSLEEYNPRSSFVFSDDPESLNWLMLQSGLRYLLQLTVPWMTQSMWWDVFKRSREGNPLYDDHRPGRVDLHPELADICGIDDSTTEETNPYHWPLRMLTPLLSLERSLKTFTHYTNYMGRLLPDYYDQLLKKDPPALIILSWWLALIVNLDVWWMETRAKSECVAICMYLEESDDPRILSLLEFPAQACGYLLKHVQERIERQYDLVVL, via the exons ATGCCAGCTGTTGCAGATGAAGCTCTGCAAACTGGGAATGGCCAGTCCCACCCCGCAACACTCCCAGACACATTACAGGGCCGCAGGAGCCTATTTCGTGTGCCTTTGTACCAATCGTCGGGCGCAGAAGGCGGCACCGAGAAGATCTATCATGCCCGTCGAGCGCATCGGAAGTCGCGCGCTGGATGTGTGAAATGCAAGCAACGCAGAGTTAAG TGTGACGAAACTAAACCCCACTGTCTGCGATGCCAAAAGCATGGGGTTGACTGCAGTTATGACGCTGGTCAGGTTAACTCTGCGCGCAGCAAGGGTGTTATATCATACTTTATCAACAGATTCCCTAACTTGACCGAGCAGGAATCAGCGGCATATAAAATGTCGCTGCTTGCTGTCTCGGCCAAGCTAGATGAGCTGTTACTGATGAAACCTAAAAATGGTCGTCTGTCTTCTACTATGCGAGCACTACACCATTTCCATGAAGCTACGATCCCTACTGTCAGCTCCGAGCGCAGTCAGAACATGATGAGGGGGAAAATGATACAGCTGGCGTTTGAT TCACCATTCCTCATGCACGCCATCATCGGCGCAGCAACATCCCATCTCCGTCGCATCTACCCAGAAGACAACACATACACAATGGTCGAGGCATACCACTGGCAAAAAGCCATCAAGCAGTACTCCGAGGAGATATCCACCGCCGTCGGCCCACACAACATGGACCCCCTCTACTCCGCCTGTCTCCTAATGACCATCCACTCATTCAGCCTGGAAGAATACAACCCCCGCAgctccttcgtcttctccgaCGACCCCGAATCCCTCAACTGGCTGATGCTCCAAAGCGGTCTACGCTATCTCCTCCAGCTAACAGTCCCCTGGATGACCCAAAGCATGTGGTGGGACGTCTTCAAGCGATCTCGCGAAGGCAACCCCCTCTACGACGACCATCGTCCCGGCCGTGTCGATTTACACCCGGAACTCGCCGACATCTGCGGCATAGACGATAGCACGACCGAGGAAACAAATCCCTACCACTGGCCTCTGCGAATGCTAACCCCATTGCTCTCCCTCGAACGAAGTCTGAAGACCTTCACCCACTATACGAATTACATGGGCCGGCTACTACCGGACTACTACGACCAGTTATTGAAGAAGGACCCGCCTGCGCTGATTATCCTCAGCTGGTGGCTGGCCCTTATTGTAAATCTCGATGTCTGGTGGATGGAAACGCGAGCCAAGTCCGAGTGCGTAGCGATCTGCATGTACCTGGAGGAGAGCGACGATCCGCGCATTCTTAGCTTGCTGGAGTTTCCGGCGCAGGCTTGTGGGTATTTACTTAAGCATGTACAGGAGCGGATAGAGAGGCAATAtgatttggtggtgttgtaA
- a CDS encoding mitochondrial 54S ribosomal protein bL17m — MAGGAAKYRHLSRKSSHRQALLRNLVTSLFKHESITTTWPKAKEAQRLAEKLITLGKKNTEASRRQALSTFYTPHDLLPKLFGPLRERYAERPGGYTRVLRVEPKKDDQAPSAILELVDGPKDMRFAMTARTVARQRSQGLDTLNELTRLNVQKVTRFRKDGIDDLEREIKKLELDGRKEEKAQKAQEKKESKQ; from the exons ATGGCCGGTGGTGCAGCCAAGTATCGCCATCTTAGCCGCAAGTCATCGCATAGACAGGCCCTTCTTCGCAACTTGGTCACTTCTCTCTTCAAACATGAGTCGATCACAACAACATGgcccaaggccaaggaggcGCAACGGTTGGCTGAGAAGTTGATCACACTGGGCAAGAAGAACACAGAAGCGAGTCGGAGACAAGCTTTGTCGACTTTCTAT ACTCCTCATGATCTCCTCCCGAAGCTCTTCGGACCCCTTCGTGAACGCTACGCCGAGCGTCCCGGTGGTTACACCCGGGTACTACGTGTCGAGCCTAAGAAAGACGATCAAGCACCTAGCGCCATCCTGGAACTTGTTGACGGACCCAAGGATATGCGATTCGCGATGACGGCACGCACCGTCGCCAGGCAACGGTCCCAGGGTCTGGACACTCTCAATGAACTGACACGGTTGAACGTACAGAAGGTAACGCGATTCCGAAAAGACGGCATTGACGACTTGGAGCGGGAGATTAAGAAGTTAGAGCTTGACGGccggaaggaagagaaggcccagaaagctcaggagaaaaaagaatcgAAGCAATAG
- a CDS encoding putative methyltransferase (actin binding protein): MARENAHSYDDIIKVTQEVQPPMIAPHRSHDPSNNLKRSDPFQFGSRYLEQGDDVFEFNAWDHVEPDDEFLAFAEVQYAKQRESPASDFDKFRFNADPAKWWNLFYKNNTANFFKDRKWLQQEFPILEEVTRADAGKKVVLEVGAGAGNTAFPLLRNNANEELMVHACDFSKYAVKVIRESEHYDPKHITADVWDVATEPDENNDSLPPGLTEGSVDVVVLIFIFSALNPNQWEKALRNIYRVLKPGGKVLFRDYGRGDLAQVRFKKGRYLDENFYIRGDGTRVFFFDRDELEEMWGRWTPEKGLPAKSEGEKPVLGKNDGVFEIHALAYDRRLVVNRQKKLKMYRCWIQGHFEKREKAVAENGEKSES; encoded by the coding sequence ATGGCTCGAGAAAACGCTCACTCCTATGATGACATTATAAAAGTCACCCAAGAAGTTCAACCTCCTATGATTGCCCCGCATCGTTCGCACGATCCCTCCAACAATCTCAAACGCAGTGATCCCTTTCAATTCGGCTCTCGCTACTTGGAACAAGGCGACGACGTCTTCGAGTTCAATGCCTGGGATCATGTCGAACCGGACGACGAATTCTTAGCCTTCGCGGAAGTCCAATACGCCAAACAGCGCGAGTCGCCCGCATCGGACTTCGACAAGTTCCGTTTCAACGCAGACCCCGCCAAATGGTGGAACCTGTTTTACAAGAATAATACGGCCAATTTCTTCAAGGATCGCAAATGGCTGCAGCAGGAATTTCCCATCTTAGAAGAGGTCACCCGCGCCGATGCAGGAAAGAAGGTTGTTCTGGAGGTGGGCGCAGGCGCAGGAAACACGGCATTCCCGTTGCTCAGAAACAATGCGAACGAAGAACTTATGGTCCATGCGTGCGACTTTTCGAAATACGCCGTCAAGGTTATACGGGAGAGCGAGCACTACGACCCAAAGCACATCACTGCCGACGTTTGGGACGTCGCTACCGAACCCGATGAGAACAATGACTCCCTTCCTCCAGGACTGACGGAGGGATCAGTGGACGTTGTGGTATtgatcttcattttctccgCTCTCAACCCCAACCAGTGGGAAAAAGCCCTTCGCAATATCTATCGGGTCCTCAAGCCCGGCGGCAAGGTCTTGTTCCGTGACTACGGGCGGGGAGACTTGGCTCAGGTTCGATTCAAGAAGGGTCGGTATTTGGATGAGAACTTCTACATCCGTGGAGACGGCACTCgtgtgttcttctttgataGAGATGAGTTGGAAGAAATGTGGGGTCGGTGGACCCCCGAGAAGGGTCTCCCGGCGAAGTCAGAAGGTGAAAAGCCCGTTCTCGGCAAGAATGACGGTGTCTTTGAAATACACGCCTTGGCATATGACCGGCGTTTGGTGGTCAATCGCCAGAAGAAACTGAAGATGTACCGTTGCTGGATCCAGGGCCACTTCGAAAAGCGTGAGAAGGCTGTTGCGGAGAACGGTGAAAAGAGCGAGTCGTGA
- a CDS encoding putative tocopherol O-methyltransferase (SAM-dependent methyltransferase): MTVALQEDPDLALTKAMHGKSAEEKNAFFAMLKKNNAAHREITNEYVRRWRTEKGIDGTTDEARKERTTEYMGVVNNYYDLVTDFYEEAWAQSFHFCRFTVGESFLQALARHEHYLAYKLGIKRGMEVLDVGCGVGGPAREIARFTGCQVVGVNNNGYQIARATRHTQKAGLEEQVSFCKGDFMHLDFPDNTFDAVYVIEATVHAPSLQKVYEQIFRVLKPGGRFGVYEWVMTDRFDESNPKHRAIRLGIERGNGIVNMRTQNEAAEAIQAAGFVLEHEEDLAARPDPIPWYYPIAGELRHARSLWDLLTVLRMTKLGRGVMGYLLWTLETLRMAPSGTAETATELASGADSLVEGGRLGLFTPMYFMIGRKPEI, encoded by the exons ATGACCGTCGCCTTACAAGAAGACCCCGACCTTGCCTTGACCAAGGCCATGCACGGAAAGTcggcagaagagaagaatgccTTCTTCGCCATGCTCAAAAAGAACAACGCGGCCCATCGCGAGATCACAAACGAATATGTGCGGCGGTGGAGGACTGAAAAGGGCATTGACGGCACGACCGACGAGGCCAGAAAGGAGAGAACAACTGAGTACATGGGTGTGGTCAATAA CTACTACGACCTTGTGACAGACTTTTATGAAGAAGCGTGGGCACAGTCGTTCCATTTCTGTCGGTTTACTGTCGGTGAATCGTTCCTCCAGGCTTTGGCGCGCCACGAGCATTACCTTGCATATAAATTAGGCATTAAGCGGGGAATGGAGGTTTTGGATGTTGGTTGTGGTGTTGGGGGTCCAGCGAGAGAGATTGCTCGATTTACTGGGTGCCAGGTGGTTGGAGTCAATAATAATGGATATCAGATCGCACGTGCAACACGGCATACGCAGAAGGCGGGTCTGGAGGAGCAGGTCTCCTTCTGTAAGGGTGATTTCATG CATCTTGATTTCCCAGATAATACATTCGATGCAGTCTATGTCATCGAAGCCACAGTCCATGCCCCAAGCCTTCAAAAAGTATATGAGCAAATCTTCCGCGTCCTTAAACCAGGCGGTCGCTTTGGTGTATATGAGTGGGTCATGACGGATCGTTTCGATGAGTCCAATCCCAAGCATCGTGCTATTCGACTCGGGATTGAGCGCGGCAATGGCATTGTCAACATGCGCACTCAAAACGAGGCTGCCGAAGCGATTCAAGCTGCTGGTTTCGTTCTCgaacatgaagaagaccTAGCAGCACGACCAGATCCTATACCATGGTACTACCCTATTGCAGGGGAGCTGCGGCACGCACGAAGTCTCTGGGATCTACTCACTGTTCTGCGCATGACCAAACTCGGACGAGGAGTGATGGGTTACCTGCTGTGGACACTGGAAACTTTGCGAATGGCCCCATCTGGGACTGCTGAAACAGCCACAGAGCTCGCCAGTGGTGCTGATAGTCTTGTCGAAGGGGGTAGACTTGGCCTTTTCACTCCTATGTATTTCATGATCGGGCGGAAACCGGAGATCTAG
- a CDS encoding putative efflux pump antibiotic resistance protein (synaptic vesicle transporter) produces MTAEPKEIPQGPAVEAGRDQKYLAIVDDEAEAKLNGLREAHGATWDSPDDPHNPYNWSLTRKVSIAIVVSCGQLATLMSTSMMAAALNQIAEDVGLSISVTQICFSIFLLGLAFGPFLVAALSEIYGRKFVWLVSNVWYILWNSLCPVGNNPGLMMAGRFLAGCGASAGVTLTAPMMADLFHAKDRGKSLALATLIPYLGPALGPIMGGLASQHIHWHWLFWILSSFEALVTVLGAIILKESYTPTLLRRKARAQNPNLYPKNSPLTQQFYIDLFTQLRKNIYRPLRLLLTRPIIQFLAIVYGLDFGIYVLMLSTYANLWIDRYHESETISSLNYLAIAIGTTIGAQAGGHLMDYIFRRMRDRPGAIVTPEFRIPYMIPSVLLIPIGLVWYGWSAENRISWVVVDIGAAIFTAGCFMVGQGMLAYLLDEFAHAASANAATRMLSNILGFAFPIFAPSLYDRLGFGWGNTLLALLYLGLGVPIPFVLWFWGPKIRAIGKEV; encoded by the exons ATGACGGCTGAACCTAAAGAGATTCCGCAGGGGCCTGCTGTGGAGGCAGGCCGAGACCAAAAATATTTGGCTATTGTCGACGACGAAGCCGAGGCGAAGCTAAATGGACTCAGAGAAGCACATGGT GCCACCTGGGATAGCCCAGATGATCCTCACAACCCGTACAACTGGTCACTGACCCGCAAAGTCTCCATTGCCATCGTCGTATCCTGCGGTCAACTGGCTACTCTCATGTCGACCAGTATGATGGCTGCGGCATTGAACCAGATTGCAGAGGATGTGGGCTTGAGCATTTCCGTAACGCAGATCTGCTTCTCAatcttccttcttggcctggCTTTTGGGCCCTTTCTCGTCGCTGCCTTGTCCGAGATATATGGCCGGAAGTTCGTCTGGTTGGTTTCGAATGTCTGGTACATCCTTTGGAACTCACTCTGTCCAGTTGGGAACAACCCAGGACTGATGATGGCCGGGCGGTTCCTTGCAGGCTGTGGAGCGAGCGCCGGTGTCACG CTAACAGCACCTATGATGGCGGACCTGTTCCATGCCAAAGACCGTGGAAAGTCCCTTGCGCTGGCCACCCTCATCCCCTATCTGGGACCAGCATTAGGGCCAATAATGGGTGGTCTAGCCTCACAACACATCCACTGGCACTGGCTCTTCTGGATCCTATCGTCATTCGAGGCACTCGTCACCGTCCTCGGCGCAATCATCCTGAAAGAATCATACACACCAACGCTGCTCCGCCGTAAGGCAAGAGCACAAAACCCGAACCTCTACCCCAAGAACAGCCCCCTAACGCAGCAATTCTACATCGACCTCTTCACGCAACTCCGAAAGAACATCTACCGtcccctccgcctcctcctaACCCGCCCCATCATCCAGTTCCTAGCCATCGTCTACGGCCTCGACTTCGGCATCTACGTCCTCATGCTCTCCACCTACGCCAACCTCTGGATCGACCGCTACCACGAATCCGAAACAATCTCCAGCCTAAACTAcctcgccatcgccatcggcACCACAATCGGCGCCCAAGCCGGCGGCCACCTCATGGACTACATCTTCCGCCGCATGCGCGATCGCCCCGGCGCAATCGTCACCCCCGAATTCCGCATCCCCTACATGATCCCTAGCGTCCTGCTCATCCCCATCGGCCTCGTCTGGTACGGCTGGTCCGCCGAGAACCGCATCTCGTGGGTCGTCGTCGATATCGGTGCCGCCATTTTCACCGCCGGCTGCTTCATGGTCGGTCAGGGCATGCTGGCCTATCTGCTGGATGAGTTCGCGCATGCGGCGTCGGCTAACGCGGCTACGAGGATGTTGTCGAATATCCTCGGATTTGCGTTCCCGATCTTTGCGCCGAGCTTGTATGATCGCTTGGGGTTTGGGTGGGGGAATACTTTACTTGCTTTGCTTTATTTGGGGTTGGGTGTGCCGATTCCTTTTGtgctttggttttggggCCCGAAGATTAGGGCTATCGGGAAGGAGGTTTAG
- a CDS encoding translation regulator GCD7 yields the protein MPSTSMALTPGLASFLRSLKTNPIDTSIDNLISLLKRRQIRHSRSCATATAYLLLRVISACRTSDAAKLIERVQSVGRRLVAAQPKEMVVGNIVRRVLGLIRDEAEDDREADFNLSEASESQPQTPRALDDPSEYSSGRFEGSDRGSSRPPLSQPAPISMFSLLSHPEPETSLPGTPASASPSGRLLGHVQSKDVRAEVLEGVNEIIDELGQVDDQIAAYALDHIHSNEIILTHTSSTTVQKFLLKAAAKRKFTVIHAESYPNNHEATHATVSGNSTGDEEILSTESFQKPLIALGITVILIPDSAVFALMSRVNKVILGTHSVLANGGLVASAGTRVIARAAKVHQTPVVVVSGVYKLSPVYPFDFDSLIEYGDSSNVIGYEDGDLVDQIDVQNPLYDYVPAELIDLYITNLGGHAPSYLYRIVSDHYRKEDISF from the exons ATGCCATCCACATCTATGGCTTTGACGCCAGGGTTGGCGTCCTTTCTCCGGTCGTTGAAGACCAATCCGATTGACACATCTATCGATAATCTGATCTC ACTCCTCAAGCGAAGACAGATTCGTCACTCCCGATCATGCGCTACCGCAACCGCTTACCTTCTCCTTCGTGTCATCTCGGCCTGTCGGACATCAGATGCAGCTAAGCTTATTGAGCGGGTCCAGAGTGTGGGAAGGCGGCTGGTGGCTGCGCAACCCAAGGAGATGGTAGTCGGTAACATTGTCAGGCGCGTGCTGGGCCTGATTCGGGATGAGGCCGAAGATGACAGGGAAGCCGACTTCAACCTGAGTGAAGCATCCGAGAGCCAGCCTCAAACACCCCGTGCCTTGGATG ATCCGTCTGAATATTCTTCTGGCCGTTTCGAAGGCTCGGACCGAGGGTCTTCCCGACCACCTTTGTCGCAGCCCGCACCGATCTCCATGTTCAGTCTACTTTCACACCCGGAGCCCGAAACGTCGCTTCCCGGCACCCCTGCAtcagcttctccatccgGAAGACTGCTGGGACACGTACAAAGCAAGGACGTTCGTGCTGAGGTTCTCGAAGGTGTCAATGAGATTATCGATGAATTGGGCCAAGTAGATGACCAGATTGCGGCCTATGCCCTCGACCATATCCACTCCAACGAGATCATCCTCACCCATACCTCGTCCACTACCGTCCAGAAGTTCTTGCTGAAAGCTGCCGCCAAGCGGAAGTTCACCGTGATTCACGCCGAATCCTATCCCAACAACCACGAAGCTACACATGCCACTGTCAGCGGCAACAGTACTGGCGATGAAGAGATCCTGAGCACTGAATCTTTCCAAAAGCCTCTGATCGCTCTGGGCATCACAGTCATCCTGATCCCGGATTCTGCTGTCTTTGCGCTCATGTCCCGAGTCAACAAGGTCATCTTGGGCACACATTCCGTTCTTGCCAATGGTGGGCTGGTTGCCTCCGCAGGGACCCGGGTTATTGCTCGCGCAGCAAAGGTGCACCAGACCCCTGTCGTGGTCGTGAGCGGCGTATACAAACTTAGCCCTGTGTATCCGTTCGATTTCGACTCGCTAATCGAATATGGCGACTCCAGCAACGTTATCGGCTACGAGGATGGCGACTTGGTGGATCAGATCGACGTTCAAAACCCTCTGTACGACTACGTCCCGGCAGAGTTGATCGACCTCTATATCACCAATTT AGGAGGCCACGCACCGTCTTATCTTTACCGTATTGTGTCCGACCACTATCGCAAGGAGGACATCAGCTTTTAA
- a CDS encoding 40S ribosomal protein uS12 (40S ribosomal protein S23) yields the protein MGKGQPRGLNAARKLANTRRENRWADLHYKKRLLGTAYKSSPFGGASHAKGIVLEKVGVEAKQPNSAIRKCVKVQLIKNGKKVAAFVPNDGCLNFIDENDEVLLAGFGRKGKAKGDIPGVRFKVVKVSGVSLLALWKEKKEKPRS from the exons ATGGGTAAGGGACAGCCTCGTGGTCTTAACGCCGCGCGCAAGCTCGCGAACACCCGCCGTGAGAACCGTTGGGCCGATCTTCACTACAAGAAGCGTCTGCTCGGTACCGCCTACAAGTCCTCTCCCTTCGGTGGTGCTTCCCACGCCAAGGGTATCGTCCTCGAGAAGGTCGGTGTTGAGGCTAAGCAGCCCAACTCCGCTATTCGCAAGTGTGTCAAGGTCCAGTTGATCAAGAACGGCAAGAAGGTCGCTGCTTTCG TCCCCAACGACGGTTGCCTTAACTTCATCGACGAGAACGACGAGGTTCTCCTTGCCGGTTTCGGTCGTAAGGGTAAGGCCAAGGGTGATATTCCCGGTGTCCGTTTCAAGGTCGTCAAGGTCTCCGGTGTCTCCCTGCTCGCCCtctggaaggagaagaaggagaagcccCGTTCTTAG